Proteins from a single region of Caldanaerovirga acetigignens:
- a CDS encoding cyclodeaminase/cyclohydrolase family protein: protein MFVKSSLEDFVEVLSSKDPVPGGGGAAGLAGALGSALGGMVCNLTIGKEKYKDVEPEITDILEKLKDLQRKLLLLVDEDAEVFKEVAAAYKLPKNTEEEKQRKKEALNKALKNACQVPLKIMEYSLEALKLQRRLAKIGSKMAISDVGVGALLLKAAVHGGKLNVLINLGGLDDKEFVGDMKKYIDDISKEADILAEEAYKEVLGKL from the coding sequence ATGTTCGTTAAAAGCAGTTTGGAGGATTTTGTAGAAGTTCTTTCATCTAAAGATCCGGTCCCGGGTGGAGGCGGGGCTGCAGGGCTAGCAGGTGCGCTCGGGAGTGCACTAGGCGGGATGGTATGCAACCTTACGATAGGAAAGGAAAAATATAAGGATGTGGAGCCTGAAATAACAGATATTCTCGAGAAGTTGAAGGACCTTCAGAGGAAGCTGCTCTTGTTAGTAGATGAGGATGCTGAGGTCTTTAAAGAAGTAGCCGCTGCTTATAAGCTCCCAAAGAATACAGAGGAGGAAAAGCAGAGAAAAAAGGAAGCGCTTAATAAGGCATTGAAGAATGCTTGTCAGGTGCCGCTCAAGATAATGGAATATTCCCTAGAAGCGTTGAAATTGCAAAGAAGGCTGGCAAAGATAGGTTCAAAAATGGCAATAAGTGACGTAGGAGTAGGGGCGCTCCTTTTGAAGGCAGCGGTTCACGGAGGAAAACTTAATGTGCTTATAAATTTAGGAGGACTCGATGATAAAGAATTCGTGGGAGACATGAAGAAATACATAGATGACATAAGTAAAGAAGCCGATATTTTGGCAGAGGAAGCCTATAAAGAAGTATTGGGTAAATTATAA
- a CDS encoding uroporphyrinogen decarboxylase family protein, with product MKSPEELAKERMRRIDAAVNLEEPDRVPFSGVGGDVIAAYAGITQEEFCFDYKKAKEAIVKFNRDFPCDWTFAAGFVGVGVPPLTYAFADDPDVSATVGMAMFGTIHDITGDVCTRYPGREIESNCSPQFIGGKFMEVEEYDDLIENPVKFIAEVIIPRICRNMNAPRNAMATMIRLGMEAEKIKSFAMEVGMELARLGYPSIPITMGYTPLDLIGDGLRDELNLILDLRRYPDKVKKACEALVEPILKAGLALKPLGIKYAFIPLHLNEYLSPELYNEFYWPYLKEVIMGFAKEGIKSFVFFEGRHDAHLETILELPKGWGIAYFEKTDVRKAKEILKGHTCVMGGVPISLIVSGTPEKIDSYVKELLEEVKPGGGYILATSVGIAPRETPVKNIKALIEAVEKYGKY from the coding sequence ATGAAAAGTCCGGAAGAATTAGCGAAGGAAAGAATGAGGCGGATTGATGCGGCAGTAAACCTCGAAGAACCTGACCGGGTGCCTTTTAGTGGCGTAGGTGGCGATGTGATTGCAGCCTATGCTGGCATAACCCAAGAAGAATTTTGTTTCGACTACAAAAAAGCAAAAGAAGCTATTGTAAAATTCAACAGGGATTTTCCTTGTGACTGGACTTTTGCAGCAGGTTTTGTAGGGGTAGGAGTTCCTCCGCTTACTTATGCTTTTGCCGACGACCCTGATGTTTCGGCTACGGTTGGAATGGCTATGTTTGGCACGATCCACGACATTACAGGAGATGTATGCACCAGGTATCCAGGGCGGGAAATCGAAAGCAACTGTTCGCCGCAGTTCATCGGTGGGAAGTTCATGGAAGTTGAAGAGTACGACGACCTAATTGAAAATCCGGTCAAGTTCATAGCAGAGGTTATAATTCCGAGGATATGCCGCAACATGAATGCTCCGCGCAATGCCATGGCGACTATGATAAGGCTTGGGATGGAGGCCGAAAAAATCAAAAGCTTTGCCATGGAAGTGGGTATGGAATTAGCACGGCTAGGATATCCTTCCATACCTATCACAATGGGGTATACTCCCTTGGACCTCATAGGAGATGGTCTGAGGGACGAACTCAACTTAATACTTGACCTTCGCAGGTATCCGGACAAAGTAAAAAAAGCGTGCGAAGCGCTGGTAGAGCCGATTTTAAAAGCCGGATTGGCCTTAAAGCCTTTAGGAATTAAATACGCTTTTATACCGTTGCATCTCAACGAATACCTCTCTCCAGAACTTTACAACGAATTTTACTGGCCCTATTTGAAAGAAGTAATAATGGGTTTTGCAAAGGAAGGTATAAAGTCATTTGTTTTCTTTGAAGGTAGGCATGATGCGCACCTTGAGACGATTTTAGAACTACCTAAAGGATGGGGAATAGCCTATTTCGAGAAAACCGACGTGAGAAAGGCGAAAGAAATATTGAAGGGGCATACCTGCGTGATGGGTGGAGTACCGATCAGCCTTATCGTAAGCGGCACGCCCGAAAAAATCGACTCCTATGTGAAGGAACTACTTGAGGAAGTTAAGCCAGGTGGAGGTTACATACTCGCGACCAGCGTCGGAATTGCTCCTAGGGAGACACCGGTTAAGAACATAAAAGCTTTAATTGAGGCCGTAGAAAAATACGGCAAATATTAA
- a CDS encoding cobalamin B12-binding domain-containing protein produces the protein MLEEILKNIVEMEEEEAVKKAKEYLDGGGDPQKLLEVCRDAMGEVGSRFEKGEYFLSELILGGEIFRQIMEFTLPKLQSGSVKKIGKIVLGTVKEDVHNIGKDIFKVFAEASGFEVIDIGIDTPEEKFVEAVKEHKPDIVGMSCLITAGVTSMKKTVDKLKEAGLRDSIKIIIGGGRVDESVKEFAGADAWADDAAKGVRLCKQLIGVEG, from the coding sequence ATGTTAGAGGAAATTTTGAAGAACATAGTAGAGATGGAAGAAGAGGAAGCTGTAAAGAAGGCGAAGGAATATCTGGATGGCGGAGGAGACCCGCAAAAGCTATTAGAAGTATGCAGGGATGCGATGGGAGAAGTGGGTTCGAGGTTTGAGAAAGGCGAATACTTCCTTTCCGAGCTTATATTAGGTGGCGAGATTTTCAGGCAGATAATGGAATTCACGCTTCCCAAACTGCAGAGCGGGTCGGTGAAGAAGATAGGCAAGATAGTATTAGGGACGGTAAAAGAAGACGTGCACAACATAGGAAAGGACATATTCAAAGTATTTGCGGAGGCTTCAGGGTTTGAAGTAATAGACATAGGAATAGACACGCCTGAGGAGAAGTTTGTAGAAGCGGTAAAGGAGCACAAGCCCGACATAGTGGGAATGTCATGTCTAATAACTGCTGGAGTAACTTCCATGAAAAAGACAGTGGACAAATTAAAGGAAGCTGGTTTAAGGGATAGCATAAAGATAATAATAGGTGGAGGCAGGGTAGACGAGAGCGTGAAGGAATTTGCGGGTGCCGATGCGTGGGCTGACGATGCAGCCAAAGGCGTGAGACTCTGCAAACAATTAATAGGCGTGGAGGGTTAA
- a CDS encoding uroporphyrinogen decarboxylase family protein: MISNAKELAEKRMARLMAAINLEEPDKVPLAGVGGDIVPAYAGISMYEYCYDMEKAVKATEKFIKDFPCDWPFSASVVGLDGRVFNIAFAEYPDISINLTFITGPMHDALGDKYYRYPGREISPDSSPQFIGGAFMEADEYDQLIADPVKFIAETILPRACRNLETPRKAMAAMVRLGREISNFNALMGQIVGKMIENGYPAMALGGAYAPLDLIGDFLRGVENLLLDIRRYPDKVKAATEALVEPIMNYALAHKSIGANLAFIPLHLNEYLSPKLYKEFYWPTLKEVIERLVKEGFKVMVFFEGKHDAHLETILELPKGWGVAYFEKTDVVKAKEVLKGHTCVMGGIPMGLIVGGTPAQIDEYVKNLLEKVKPGGGFILAPGVGTAPRETPLENIKALAEAVEKYG; encoded by the coding sequence ATGATAAGCAACGCAAAAGAATTGGCAGAAAAAAGAATGGCTCGCCTTATGGCGGCGATAAACCTGGAGGAACCCGATAAAGTTCCCCTTGCTGGCGTGGGGGGAGATATTGTCCCGGCTTACGCGGGTATCAGCATGTATGAGTATTGTTATGACATGGAGAAAGCAGTGAAAGCTACCGAAAAGTTCATAAAAGACTTCCCGTGTGATTGGCCTTTTTCCGCTTCGGTTGTTGGTTTAGATGGCAGGGTATTTAACATAGCTTTTGCGGAATACCCAGACATTTCGATAAACCTTACGTTTATAACCGGGCCGATGCATGATGCCTTAGGAGATAAATATTATAGGTATCCAGGTAGGGAAATATCTCCCGATTCATCGCCGCAATTTATTGGCGGGGCTTTCATGGAAGCGGACGAATATGATCAATTAATAGCAGATCCAGTAAAATTTATAGCCGAAACTATCCTGCCTAGGGCCTGCCGCAACCTAGAGACACCCCGCAAGGCAATGGCGGCAATGGTTAGACTCGGAAGGGAGATATCCAATTTTAATGCTCTGATGGGTCAGATAGTCGGAAAAATGATCGAAAATGGGTACCCAGCGATGGCCCTCGGCGGCGCTTATGCGCCATTAGATTTGATTGGAGACTTCCTACGAGGTGTAGAAAACCTGCTACTCGATATTAGGAGGTACCCAGATAAAGTAAAAGCAGCTACTGAGGCACTGGTAGAACCGATAATGAATTACGCTCTGGCACACAAGAGCATAGGAGCTAATTTAGCCTTTATACCGCTACATCTGAATGAATACCTCTCGCCGAAGCTATATAAGGAATTCTACTGGCCGACACTTAAAGAAGTTATCGAGAGGTTAGTAAAAGAAGGCTTTAAAGTAATGGTTTTCTTTGAAGGCAAACACGATGCACACCTTGAGACGATTTTGGAATTGCCAAAGGGTTGGGGTGTGGCATATTTCGAAAAGACCGATGTCGTAAAAGCTAAAGAAGTTTTAAAAGGCCATACCTGCGTAATGGGCGGAATCCCGATGGGATTGATTGTGGGAGGAACTCCTGCCCAGATCGACGAATACGTCAAGAATCTGCTCGAAAAAGTAAAACCGGGTGGAGGATTTATACTAGCTCCCGGAGTTGGTACAGCCCCGAGAGAGACGCCGCTGGAGAACATAAAGGCCCTTGCAGAAGCAGTAGAAAAGTACGGTTAA